A DNA window from Arachis hypogaea cultivar Tifrunner chromosome 18, arahy.Tifrunner.gnm2.J5K5, whole genome shotgun sequence contains the following coding sequences:
- the LOC112771791 gene encoding uncharacterized protein: MWNCMRNSKVSAEDTDENEPVKRRSDGDRTSGTRRIRLVVNKEELRRMVRENDAQQYASLAQLLKDMKMREKRMSEVEEEHDGGMNSWRPALESIPEV; the protein is encoded by the coding sequence ATGTGGAACTGCATGAGAAACAGCAAAGTATCAGCAGAAGATACTGATGAGAATGAGCCGGTAAAGAGACGCTCTGATGGTGATCGTACAAGTGGAACTAGGAGGATTAGGTTGGTGGTGAACAAGGAAGAGTTGAGAAGGATGGTGAGGGAGAACGATGCTCAGCAATATGCTTCTTTGGCGCAATTACTAAAAGATATGAAGATGagagaaaagagaatgagtgagGTTGAAGAAGAACATGATGGAGGCATGAATTCTTGGAGGCCAGCTTTAGAAAGCATTCCAGAGGTATAG